A genomic region of Lytechinus pictus isolate F3 Inbred chromosome 2, Lp3.0, whole genome shotgun sequence contains the following coding sequences:
- the LOC135153163 gene encoding NEDD8-activating enzyme E1 regulatory subunit-like translates to MASSRGSPVIDKAKKYDRQLRLWGDHGQEALESAHVCLINATATGTETLKNLILPGIGSFTIVDGGKVKGDDVGNNFFFTKDSIGQSRAQVASELLQELNSDVRGDFVEESVEQLLESNPSFFDNFNAVIATALPERTLLDLAAVLWSNDIPLLVCRCYGFLGYMRLAIKEHTGNYLGSKLRFELCLLLFKQHHTHQPVRFHQTKYNIFHFKIGREKILSKIRFCNYKQSTFSLCLPKNRFFFFVPGRFFILKL, encoded by the exons ATGGCATCATCCAGGGGAAGTCCGGTGATTGACAAAGCCAAGAAATATGATCGCCAATTGAG ATTGTGGGGAGACCATGGACAGGAAGCATTAGAATCAGCTCATGTGTGTCTTATCAATGCTACTGCTACTGGCACAGAAACCCTCAAGAATCTCATCTTACCAGGAATTGGTTCTTTCACCATTGTTGATGGTGGAAAGGTCAAAGGTGACGATGTCGGTAACAA tttcttctttacaaaggaCAGTATTGGGCAATCAAGGGCTCAGGTAGCTTCAGAGTTGCTCCAAGAATTGAACAGTGATGTCAGAGGAGATTTCGTAGAGGAG TCTGTTGAGCAACTTCTGGAAAGCAACCCCAGTTTCTTTGATAACTTCAATGCTGTCATAGCGACTGCTTTACCTGAGAG GACTCTACTGGATCTAGCTGCTGTATTGTGGAGTAATGACATTCCTCTGTTGGTATGCCGTTGCTATGGTTTCCTCGGCTACATGAGATTGGCCATCAAAGAGCACACAGGTAATTATTTGGGTAGTAAATTGCGTTTTGAATTGTGTCTATTACTTTTCAAGCAGCATCATACCCACCAACCAGTAAGATTTCATCagacaaaatacaatatttttcatttcaaaataggGAGAGAAAAAATCTTAAGCAAAATCAGATTCTGTAATTATAAGCAGAGTACTTTTAGTTTGTGTTTGcctaaaaatagattttttttctttgttccaggaagatttttcattttaaaactttGA